The proteins below come from a single Chrysoperla carnea chromosome 1, inChrCarn1.1, whole genome shotgun sequence genomic window:
- the LOC123290519 gene encoding uncharacterized protein LOC123290519: MRHTVSNTHISAIALTLLVTTCGWSVVVSDATDSDQLPADGAQVFWGVPPAHLQSIHVGPDQETLNYLIPRLTAKFRPNDDWMGVNNDPRFYVLSEFGRQDNLNQQEQENLLASNDNDKMQKRDGKLGRNGPSLSIVQPLDILRQRMLLEIARRKALQQVKQVQANREILENLGKRNLGGLATGTHTRQSTQSRNALQYDTL; the protein is encoded by the exons ATGCGTCACACCGTTTCAAATACACACATCAGTGCAATAGCATTAACATTATTGGTAACAACATGCGGCTGGTCCGTAGTGGTATCAGATGCCACCGATTCAGATCAATTACCAGCAGATGGTGCTCAAGTGTTTTGGGGTGTACCACCTGCCCATTTACAAAGTATTCATGTTGGACCCGATCAAGAGACATTGAATTATTTGATTCCACGTTTAACAGCTAAATTTCGTCCAAATGATGACTGGATGGGTGTTAACAATGATCCACGATTTTATGTGCTTAGTGAGTTTGGACGACAAGATAATTTAAATCAG CAGGAACAAGAAAATCTATTAGCATCGAACGACAATGATAAAATGCAAAAACGTGACGGTAAACTTGGCCGCAACGGACCATCGTTATCAATTGTACAGCCATTAGATATATTACGACAACGAATGTTACTGGAAATAGCACGAAGGAAAGCGTTACAACAAGTGAAACAAGTGCAAGCCAATCGAGAGATCTTAGAGAACCTGGGTAAACGGAACCTTGGCGGTTTGGCAACGGGTACGCACACAAGACAATCAACACAGTCCAGAAATGCATTGCAATATGATACCTTGTAG